A region of Micropterus dolomieu isolate WLL.071019.BEF.003 ecotype Adirondacks linkage group LG01, ASM2129224v1, whole genome shotgun sequence DNA encodes the following proteins:
- the arl13b gene encoding ADP-ribosylation factor-like protein 13B isoform X2 produces the protein MKANWLQRTVRWIVRLMSFRRKCQRKVTLVMVGLDNAGKTATVRGIQGENPQDVAPTVGFSKVDLKQGKFEVTIFDLGGGKRIRGIWKNYYSESHGVVFVVDSSDVQRIQETRDTMAEVLQHPRIAGKPVLVLANKQDQEGALAEADIIENLSLEKLVNENKCLCQIEPCSAVLGYGKKVDKSIKKGLKWLLNNIAKDYEAITERVQKDTAEQRAQEDQDKKERAERVRRIREERERQEREEAEREGRQIQEEEPDDENMHSPFQPISNAISESEDKEKEKTMQEARANSPKTNDDQEEEEDEDDNDEEPDDTRQTAGNASSATTGEQDKKKTTRKLHLKRKHRVDPLRTEDGPTQSPTPPPPPVGWATPKVSRLPKLEPLGDSRHSEFYKKPLPPLANRPRPNASGV, from the exons ATGAAGGCCAACTGGCTCCAGAGGACGGTTAGATGGATAGTGCGGTTGATGTCTTTTCGGCGGAAGTGTCAAAG GAAAGTGACTCTGGTTATGGTGGGACTGGATAATGCAGGGAAGACAGCCACAGTAAGAGGAATCCAAGGAG AGAATCCCCAGGATGTAGCTCCTACAGTGGGGTTTTCCAAGGTTGACCTAAAGCAGGGCAAGTTTGAGGTGACTATCTTTGACCTGGGTGGCGGGAAGAGAATCCGGGGCATATGGAAGAACTACTATTCAGAGTCGCAcggtgtggtgtttgtggtGGACTCCAGCGATGTCCAGAGGATCCAGGAGACACGGGACACCATGGCCGAGGTCCTCCAGCACCCGCGCATCGCAGGGAAACCTGTGCTAGT GCTTGCCAACAAACAAGACCAGGAGGGAGCGTTGGCTGAAGCAGACATTATTGAGAACCTGTCGTTAGAGAAGCTTGTTAACGAGAACAAGTGTCTCTGTCAGATC GAGCCATGCTCGGCAGTTCTGGGCTATGGCAAAAAGGTTGACAAGTCCATCAAGAAGGGCCTGAAGTGGCTCCTCAACAACATCGCCAAGGACTACGAGGCCATTACTGAGCGCGTGCAGAAGGACACGGCCGAGCAGCGTGCTCAGGAGGACCAGGACAAGAAGGAGAGGGCGGAAAGAGTAAGGCGGATAcgagaggagag AGAACGGCAGGAGCGGGAAGAGGCAGAACGTGAGGGCAGGCAGATCCAGGAGGAGGAGCCTGATGATGAAAACATGCACAGCCCCTTCCAACCAATCAGCAACGCGATatctgag AGCGAGGataaagaaaaggagaagacGATGCAGGAGGCCCGAGCCAACAGCCCGAAGACAAACGATGatcaagaggaagaggaggatgaggacgaCAACGATGAAGAGCCAGATGACACTAGACAAACAGCAGGAAATGCCAGTTCAG CCACAACAGGCGAGCAAGACAAGAAGAAGACGACGAGGAAGCTGCACCTGAAGAGGAAGCACAGGGTGGACCCGCTGAGGACCGAGGACGGGCCAACACAGAGCCCcacccctccacctcctccag tgGGATGGGCCACACCCAAAGTTTCTAGGCTGCCAAAACTAGAGCCACTCGGGGACTCGAGACATTCTG AATTTTACAAGAAGCCTCTCCCGCCTCTTGCGAACAGGCCGCGGCCTAACG CGAGCGGTGTGTAG
- the arl13b gene encoding ADP-ribosylation factor-like protein 13B isoform X4 translates to MKANWLQRTVRWIVRLMSFRRKCQRKVTLVMVGLDNAGKTATVRGIQGENPQDVAPTVGFSKVDLKQGKFEVTIFDLGGGKRIRGIWKNYYSESHGVVFVVDSSDVQRIQETRDTMAEVLQHPRIAGKPVLVLANKQDQEGALAEADIIENLSLEKLVNENKCLCQIEPCSAVLGYGKKVDKSIKKGLKWLLNNIAKDYEAITERVQKDTAEQRAQEDQDKKERAERVRRIREERERQEREEAEREGRQIQEEEPDDENMHSPFQPISNAISESEDKEKEKTMQEARANSPKTNDDQEEEEDEDDNDEEPDDTRQTAGNASSATTGEQDKKKTTRKLHLKRKHRVDPLRTEDGPTQSPTPPPPPVGWATPKVSRLPKLEPLGDSRHSASGV, encoded by the exons ATGAAGGCCAACTGGCTCCAGAGGACGGTTAGATGGATAGTGCGGTTGATGTCTTTTCGGCGGAAGTGTCAAAG GAAAGTGACTCTGGTTATGGTGGGACTGGATAATGCAGGGAAGACAGCCACAGTAAGAGGAATCCAAGGAG AGAATCCCCAGGATGTAGCTCCTACAGTGGGGTTTTCCAAGGTTGACCTAAAGCAGGGCAAGTTTGAGGTGACTATCTTTGACCTGGGTGGCGGGAAGAGAATCCGGGGCATATGGAAGAACTACTATTCAGAGTCGCAcggtgtggtgtttgtggtGGACTCCAGCGATGTCCAGAGGATCCAGGAGACACGGGACACCATGGCCGAGGTCCTCCAGCACCCGCGCATCGCAGGGAAACCTGTGCTAGT GCTTGCCAACAAACAAGACCAGGAGGGAGCGTTGGCTGAAGCAGACATTATTGAGAACCTGTCGTTAGAGAAGCTTGTTAACGAGAACAAGTGTCTCTGTCAGATC GAGCCATGCTCGGCAGTTCTGGGCTATGGCAAAAAGGTTGACAAGTCCATCAAGAAGGGCCTGAAGTGGCTCCTCAACAACATCGCCAAGGACTACGAGGCCATTACTGAGCGCGTGCAGAAGGACACGGCCGAGCAGCGTGCTCAGGAGGACCAGGACAAGAAGGAGAGGGCGGAAAGAGTAAGGCGGATAcgagaggagag AGAACGGCAGGAGCGGGAAGAGGCAGAACGTGAGGGCAGGCAGATCCAGGAGGAGGAGCCTGATGATGAAAACATGCACAGCCCCTTCCAACCAATCAGCAACGCGATatctgag AGCGAGGataaagaaaaggagaagacGATGCAGGAGGCCCGAGCCAACAGCCCGAAGACAAACGATGatcaagaggaagaggaggatgaggacgaCAACGATGAAGAGCCAGATGACACTAGACAAACAGCAGGAAATGCCAGTTCAG CCACAACAGGCGAGCAAGACAAGAAGAAGACGACGAGGAAGCTGCACCTGAAGAGGAAGCACAGGGTGGACCCGCTGAGGACCGAGGACGGGCCAACACAGAGCCCcacccctccacctcctccag tgGGATGGGCCACACCCAAAGTTTCTAGGCTGCCAAAACTAGAGCCACTCGGGGACTCGAGACATTCTG CGAGCGGTGTGTAG
- the arl13b gene encoding ADP-ribosylation factor-like protein 13B isoform X6 translates to MKANWLQRTVRWIVRLMSFRRKCQRKVTLVMVGLDNAGKTATVRGIQGENPQDVAPTVGFSKVDLKQGKFEVTIFDLGGGKRIRGIWKNYYSESHGVVFVVDSSDVQRIQETRDTMAEVLQHPRIAGKPVLVLANKQDQEGALAEADIIENLSLEKLVNENKCLCQIEPCSAVLGYGKKVDKSIKKGLKWLLNNIAKDYEAITERVQKDTAEQRAQEDQDKKERAERVRRIREERERQEREEAEREGRQIQEEEPDDENMHSPFQPISNAISESEDKEKEKTMQEARANSPKTNDDQEEEEDEDDNDEEPDDTRQTAGNASSATTGEQDKKKTTRKLHLKRKHRVDPLRTEDGPTQSPTPPPPPASGV, encoded by the exons ATGAAGGCCAACTGGCTCCAGAGGACGGTTAGATGGATAGTGCGGTTGATGTCTTTTCGGCGGAAGTGTCAAAG GAAAGTGACTCTGGTTATGGTGGGACTGGATAATGCAGGGAAGACAGCCACAGTAAGAGGAATCCAAGGAG AGAATCCCCAGGATGTAGCTCCTACAGTGGGGTTTTCCAAGGTTGACCTAAAGCAGGGCAAGTTTGAGGTGACTATCTTTGACCTGGGTGGCGGGAAGAGAATCCGGGGCATATGGAAGAACTACTATTCAGAGTCGCAcggtgtggtgtttgtggtGGACTCCAGCGATGTCCAGAGGATCCAGGAGACACGGGACACCATGGCCGAGGTCCTCCAGCACCCGCGCATCGCAGGGAAACCTGTGCTAGT GCTTGCCAACAAACAAGACCAGGAGGGAGCGTTGGCTGAAGCAGACATTATTGAGAACCTGTCGTTAGAGAAGCTTGTTAACGAGAACAAGTGTCTCTGTCAGATC GAGCCATGCTCGGCAGTTCTGGGCTATGGCAAAAAGGTTGACAAGTCCATCAAGAAGGGCCTGAAGTGGCTCCTCAACAACATCGCCAAGGACTACGAGGCCATTACTGAGCGCGTGCAGAAGGACACGGCCGAGCAGCGTGCTCAGGAGGACCAGGACAAGAAGGAGAGGGCGGAAAGAGTAAGGCGGATAcgagaggagag AGAACGGCAGGAGCGGGAAGAGGCAGAACGTGAGGGCAGGCAGATCCAGGAGGAGGAGCCTGATGATGAAAACATGCACAGCCCCTTCCAACCAATCAGCAACGCGATatctgag AGCGAGGataaagaaaaggagaagacGATGCAGGAGGCCCGAGCCAACAGCCCGAAGACAAACGATGatcaagaggaagaggaggatgaggacgaCAACGATGAAGAGCCAGATGACACTAGACAAACAGCAGGAAATGCCAGTTCAG CCACAACAGGCGAGCAAGACAAGAAGAAGACGACGAGGAAGCTGCACCTGAAGAGGAAGCACAGGGTGGACCCGCTGAGGACCGAGGACGGGCCAACACAGAGCCCcacccctccacctcctccag CGAGCGGTGTGTAG
- the arl13b gene encoding ADP-ribosylation factor-like protein 13B isoform X5, translated as MVGLDNAGKTATVRGIQGENPQDVAPTVGFSKVDLKQGKFEVTIFDLGGGKRIRGIWKNYYSESHGVVFVVDSSDVQRIQETRDTMAEVLQHPRIAGKPVLVLANKQDQEGALAEADIIENLSLEKLVNENKCLCQIEPCSAVLGYGKKVDKSIKKGLKWLLNNIAKDYEAITERVQKDTAEQRAQEDQDKKERAERVRRIREERERQEREEAEREGRQIQEEEPDDENMHSPFQPISNAISESEDKEKEKTMQEARANSPKTNDDQEEEEDEDDNDEEPDDTRQTAGNASSATTGEQDKKKTTRKLHLKRKHRVDPLRTEDGPTQSPTPPPPPVGWATPKVSRLPKLEPLGDSRHSEFYKKPLPPLANRPRPNGDAHDIIF; from the exons ATGGTGGGACTGGATAATGCAGGGAAGACAGCCACAGTAAGAGGAATCCAAGGAG AGAATCCCCAGGATGTAGCTCCTACAGTGGGGTTTTCCAAGGTTGACCTAAAGCAGGGCAAGTTTGAGGTGACTATCTTTGACCTGGGTGGCGGGAAGAGAATCCGGGGCATATGGAAGAACTACTATTCAGAGTCGCAcggtgtggtgtttgtggtGGACTCCAGCGATGTCCAGAGGATCCAGGAGACACGGGACACCATGGCCGAGGTCCTCCAGCACCCGCGCATCGCAGGGAAACCTGTGCTAGT GCTTGCCAACAAACAAGACCAGGAGGGAGCGTTGGCTGAAGCAGACATTATTGAGAACCTGTCGTTAGAGAAGCTTGTTAACGAGAACAAGTGTCTCTGTCAGATC GAGCCATGCTCGGCAGTTCTGGGCTATGGCAAAAAGGTTGACAAGTCCATCAAGAAGGGCCTGAAGTGGCTCCTCAACAACATCGCCAAGGACTACGAGGCCATTACTGAGCGCGTGCAGAAGGACACGGCCGAGCAGCGTGCTCAGGAGGACCAGGACAAGAAGGAGAGGGCGGAAAGAGTAAGGCGGATAcgagaggagag AGAACGGCAGGAGCGGGAAGAGGCAGAACGTGAGGGCAGGCAGATCCAGGAGGAGGAGCCTGATGATGAAAACATGCACAGCCCCTTCCAACCAATCAGCAACGCGATatctgag AGCGAGGataaagaaaaggagaagacGATGCAGGAGGCCCGAGCCAACAGCCCGAAGACAAACGATGatcaagaggaagaggaggatgaggacgaCAACGATGAAGAGCCAGATGACACTAGACAAACAGCAGGAAATGCCAGTTCAG CCACAACAGGCGAGCAAGACAAGAAGAAGACGACGAGGAAGCTGCACCTGAAGAGGAAGCACAGGGTGGACCCGCTGAGGACCGAGGACGGGCCAACACAGAGCCCcacccctccacctcctccag tgGGATGGGCCACACCCAAAGTTTCTAGGCTGCCAAAACTAGAGCCACTCGGGGACTCGAGACATTCTG AATTTTACAAGAAGCCTCTCCCGCCTCTTGCGAACAGGCCGCGGCCTAACGGTGACGCTCATGACATCATTTTTtaa
- the arl13b gene encoding ADP-ribosylation factor-like protein 13B isoform X3 codes for MFSLMANCCNWLKRWREPARKVTLVMVGLDNAGKTATVRGIQGENPQDVAPTVGFSKVDLKQGKFEVTIFDLGGGKRIRGIWKNYYSESHGVVFVVDSSDVQRIQETRDTMAEVLQHPRIAGKPVLVLANKQDQEGALAEADIIENLSLEKLVNENKCLCQIEPCSAVLGYGKKVDKSIKKGLKWLLNNIAKDYEAITERVQKDTAEQRAQEDQDKKERAERVRRIREERERQEREEAEREGRQIQEEEPDDENMHSPFQPISNAISESEDKEKEKTMQEARANSPKTNDDQEEEEDEDDNDEEPDDTRQTAGNASSATTGEQDKKKTTRKLHLKRKHRVDPLRTEDGPTQSPTPPPPPVGWATPKVSRLPKLEPLGDSRHSEFYKKPLPPLANRPRPNGDAHDIIF; via the exons ATGTTTAGCCTGATGGCGAATTGCTGCAACTGGCTGAAACGCTGGCGGGAGCCTGCAAG GAAAGTGACTCTGGTTATGGTGGGACTGGATAATGCAGGGAAGACAGCCACAGTAAGAGGAATCCAAGGAG AGAATCCCCAGGATGTAGCTCCTACAGTGGGGTTTTCCAAGGTTGACCTAAAGCAGGGCAAGTTTGAGGTGACTATCTTTGACCTGGGTGGCGGGAAGAGAATCCGGGGCATATGGAAGAACTACTATTCAGAGTCGCAcggtgtggtgtttgtggtGGACTCCAGCGATGTCCAGAGGATCCAGGAGACACGGGACACCATGGCCGAGGTCCTCCAGCACCCGCGCATCGCAGGGAAACCTGTGCTAGT GCTTGCCAACAAACAAGACCAGGAGGGAGCGTTGGCTGAAGCAGACATTATTGAGAACCTGTCGTTAGAGAAGCTTGTTAACGAGAACAAGTGTCTCTGTCAGATC GAGCCATGCTCGGCAGTTCTGGGCTATGGCAAAAAGGTTGACAAGTCCATCAAGAAGGGCCTGAAGTGGCTCCTCAACAACATCGCCAAGGACTACGAGGCCATTACTGAGCGCGTGCAGAAGGACACGGCCGAGCAGCGTGCTCAGGAGGACCAGGACAAGAAGGAGAGGGCGGAAAGAGTAAGGCGGATAcgagaggagag AGAACGGCAGGAGCGGGAAGAGGCAGAACGTGAGGGCAGGCAGATCCAGGAGGAGGAGCCTGATGATGAAAACATGCACAGCCCCTTCCAACCAATCAGCAACGCGATatctgag AGCGAGGataaagaaaaggagaagacGATGCAGGAGGCCCGAGCCAACAGCCCGAAGACAAACGATGatcaagaggaagaggaggatgaggacgaCAACGATGAAGAGCCAGATGACACTAGACAAACAGCAGGAAATGCCAGTTCAG CCACAACAGGCGAGCAAGACAAGAAGAAGACGACGAGGAAGCTGCACCTGAAGAGGAAGCACAGGGTGGACCCGCTGAGGACCGAGGACGGGCCAACACAGAGCCCcacccctccacctcctccag tgGGATGGGCCACACCCAAAGTTTCTAGGCTGCCAAAACTAGAGCCACTCGGGGACTCGAGACATTCTG AATTTTACAAGAAGCCTCTCCCGCCTCTTGCGAACAGGCCGCGGCCTAACGGTGACGCTCATGACATCATTTTTtaa
- the arl13b gene encoding ADP-ribosylation factor-like protein 13B isoform X1, producing MKANWLQRTVRWIVRLMSFRRKCQRKVTLVMVGLDNAGKTATVRGIQGENPQDVAPTVGFSKVDLKQGKFEVTIFDLGGGKRIRGIWKNYYSESHGVVFVVDSSDVQRIQETRDTMAEVLQHPRIAGKPVLVLANKQDQEGALAEADIIENLSLEKLVNENKCLCQIEPCSAVLGYGKKVDKSIKKGLKWLLNNIAKDYEAITERVQKDTAEQRAQEDQDKKERAERVRRIREERERQEREEAEREGRQIQEEEPDDENMHSPFQPISNAISESEDKEKEKTMQEARANSPKTNDDQEEEEDEDDNDEEPDDTRQTAGNASSATTGEQDKKKTTRKLHLKRKHRVDPLRTEDGPTQSPTPPPPPVGWATPKVSRLPKLEPLGDSRHSEFYKKPLPPLANRPRPNGDAHDIIF from the exons ATGAAGGCCAACTGGCTCCAGAGGACGGTTAGATGGATAGTGCGGTTGATGTCTTTTCGGCGGAAGTGTCAAAG GAAAGTGACTCTGGTTATGGTGGGACTGGATAATGCAGGGAAGACAGCCACAGTAAGAGGAATCCAAGGAG AGAATCCCCAGGATGTAGCTCCTACAGTGGGGTTTTCCAAGGTTGACCTAAAGCAGGGCAAGTTTGAGGTGACTATCTTTGACCTGGGTGGCGGGAAGAGAATCCGGGGCATATGGAAGAACTACTATTCAGAGTCGCAcggtgtggtgtttgtggtGGACTCCAGCGATGTCCAGAGGATCCAGGAGACACGGGACACCATGGCCGAGGTCCTCCAGCACCCGCGCATCGCAGGGAAACCTGTGCTAGT GCTTGCCAACAAACAAGACCAGGAGGGAGCGTTGGCTGAAGCAGACATTATTGAGAACCTGTCGTTAGAGAAGCTTGTTAACGAGAACAAGTGTCTCTGTCAGATC GAGCCATGCTCGGCAGTTCTGGGCTATGGCAAAAAGGTTGACAAGTCCATCAAGAAGGGCCTGAAGTGGCTCCTCAACAACATCGCCAAGGACTACGAGGCCATTACTGAGCGCGTGCAGAAGGACACGGCCGAGCAGCGTGCTCAGGAGGACCAGGACAAGAAGGAGAGGGCGGAAAGAGTAAGGCGGATAcgagaggagag AGAACGGCAGGAGCGGGAAGAGGCAGAACGTGAGGGCAGGCAGATCCAGGAGGAGGAGCCTGATGATGAAAACATGCACAGCCCCTTCCAACCAATCAGCAACGCGATatctgag AGCGAGGataaagaaaaggagaagacGATGCAGGAGGCCCGAGCCAACAGCCCGAAGACAAACGATGatcaagaggaagaggaggatgaggacgaCAACGATGAAGAGCCAGATGACACTAGACAAACAGCAGGAAATGCCAGTTCAG CCACAACAGGCGAGCAAGACAAGAAGAAGACGACGAGGAAGCTGCACCTGAAGAGGAAGCACAGGGTGGACCCGCTGAGGACCGAGGACGGGCCAACACAGAGCCCcacccctccacctcctccag tgGGATGGGCCACACCCAAAGTTTCTAGGCTGCCAAAACTAGAGCCACTCGGGGACTCGAGACATTCTG AATTTTACAAGAAGCCTCTCCCGCCTCTTGCGAACAGGCCGCGGCCTAACGGTGACGCTCATGACATCATTTTTtaa